One part of the Acetoanaerobium sticklandii genome encodes these proteins:
- the rpoB gene encoding DNA-directed RNA polymerase subunit beta — MPHPHPVQIGRRTRMSFSQITEVAELPNLIEIQLESYEWFLREGLREVFEEVFPIEDYTGNIKLEFLDYFIEETPKYDVEESKERDVTYSAPLKVRVRLTVPDEDGSKIIKNESGEPVFLGDFPLMTDKGTFIINGAERVIVSQLVRSPGVYFSQEMDKSGKRLISSTVIPNRGAWLEYETDSNDIVSVRIDRNRKQPVTMLLRALGYGSDQEIRELLGDDERLEATILKDSSKSTDEGLIEIYKKLRPGEPPTLESATSLINSMFFDHKRYDLAKVGRYKFNKKLALSNRIYSRVLSRDVVDPSTGEVVLTSGIKLSVEQAKMLDDIGISHVYVYGEEEKEVKVIGNCFVDIKKHIAFSIDDLNIKEKVRYKVLREILDNFSTEEEIKAQLIERKRELVPKHITEEDIIASISYQFNLFHSIGNIDDIDHLGNRRVRSVGELLQNQFRIGLSRMERVIKERMTVQDAIDLTPNSLMNIRPVTAAIKEFFGSSQLSQFMDQTNPLSELTHKRRLSALGPGGLSRERAGFEVRDVHYSHYGRMCPIETPEGPNIGLINSLSVYARINEYGFIESPYRRVDNENNKVTEIIDYLTADEEDLYIRVQANEPLSEDSWFVNSKVASRTKMGTVELVPTELVDYVDVSPKQVVSVATAMIPFLENDDANRALMGSNMQRQAVPLVRREAPIIGTAIEYRAAKDSGAVIVARHDGVVEKVSAKEIIIKREDGQKDRYRLLKFKRSNQGTCINQTPLVNKGDVMKKGDVIADGPSTDLGEIALGRNCLVAFMTWEGYNYEDAILINERLVKEDRLSTIHIEEYEAEARDTKLGPEEITRDIPNVGDDAIKNLDERGIIRIGAEVESGDILVGKVTPKGETEITPEERLLRAIFGEKAREVRDTSLRVPHGESGIIVDVRIFTRENGDELSPGVNELVRCYIAKKRKINVGDKMAGRHGNKGVISRILPEEDMPFMPDGTPVEIVLNPLGVPSRMNIGQVLEIHMGLAAKALGWHVATPVFDGAVEEDIFQALDKAGYPKSGKIHLQDGRTGDYFDNPVTVGYMYMLKLHHLVDDKIHARSTGPYSLVTQQPLGGKAQFGGQRFGEMEVWALEAYGAAHTLQEILTVKSDDVVGRVKTYEAIVKGENVPEPGIPESFKVLIKELQSLCLDVKVLTETDEEIEVRESIEEAALVDEFEYVAEDRDDMIEEVLTPEEDFNLEEEGDDDIDFDSFISDTDEEDDEFDF, encoded by the coding sequence ATGCCACATCCACATCCTGTGCAAATCGGGAGAAGGACCCGAATGAGCTTTTCTCAGATAACTGAAGTCGCAGAACTTCCCAATCTTATAGAAATCCAGCTCGAATCCTATGAATGGTTTCTTAGAGAAGGGCTTAGAGAAGTTTTTGAAGAGGTATTTCCTATAGAAGACTATACAGGAAATATTAAGCTGGAATTTCTTGATTACTTTATTGAGGAAACTCCAAAGTACGATGTAGAAGAATCGAAAGAAAGAGATGTAACTTACTCGGCACCGCTGAAGGTAAGAGTAAGGCTTACTGTTCCAGACGAAGATGGTTCTAAGATAATTAAAAACGAATCTGGAGAACCAGTATTTTTAGGTGATTTTCCTCTTATGACAGATAAGGGAACATTTATAATCAACGGAGCAGAAAGAGTTATTGTAAGTCAGTTAGTACGTTCTCCAGGTGTTTATTTTTCTCAAGAAATGGATAAATCAGGAAAGAGACTTATTTCTTCTACTGTAATTCCAAACAGAGGAGCATGGCTTGAGTACGAAACTGATTCAAACGATATAGTTTCTGTAAGAATTGACAGAAATAGAAAACAACCGGTAACTATGCTACTCAGAGCATTAGGCTATGGAAGCGACCAGGAAATTAGAGAACTTCTTGGTGATGACGAAAGACTTGAGGCTACTATTCTTAAAGATAGCTCAAAGTCAACTGACGAAGGCTTAATTGAAATTTATAAAAAATTAAGACCTGGTGAACCACCTACATTAGAAAGTGCGACATCGTTAATAAACTCTATGTTTTTTGATCACAAGAGATACGATTTAGCTAAAGTTGGAAGATATAAATTCAACAAAAAATTAGCTTTATCTAACAGAATCTACTCTAGAGTACTATCGAGAGATGTGGTAGACCCATCTACAGGAGAAGTAGTACTTACAAGTGGAATTAAGCTTAGCGTAGAGCAAGCTAAGATGTTAGATGATATTGGAATATCTCATGTTTATGTCTATGGAGAAGAAGAAAAAGAAGTTAAGGTTATAGGTAACTGTTTTGTAGACATTAAAAAGCATATAGCTTTTTCTATCGACGATTTAAATATAAAAGAAAAAGTAAGATATAAGGTTCTAAGAGAAATCTTAGACAATTTCAGTACAGAAGAAGAAATAAAAGCTCAGCTTATCGAAAGAAAAAGAGAGCTAGTTCCAAAACACATAACTGAGGAAGATATAATTGCATCTATCAGTTATCAGTTCAATTTATTCCATTCTATAGGTAATATAGATGATATCGATCATCTAGGAAACAGAAGAGTTCGTTCTGTTGGAGAACTTCTTCAGAATCAATTTAGAATCGGTCTGTCTAGAATGGAGAGAGTTATCAAGGAAAGAATGACTGTTCAAGATGCTATAGACCTTACTCCTAACTCATTAATGAACATCAGACCAGTAACTGCAGCAATCAAGGAGTTTTTTGGTTCTTCTCAGTTATCTCAGTTCATGGACCAAACAAACCCACTTTCTGAACTTACGCACAAACGTAGACTTTCTGCTCTTGGACCAGGTGGTCTATCAAGAGAAAGAGCTGGCTTTGAGGTAAGAGACGTACACTATTCTCATTACGGAAGAATGTGTCCTATAGAGACACCAGAGGGTCCAAACATCGGACTTATAAACTCACTTTCGGTGTATGCAAGAATCAATGAATATGGTTTTATTGAATCTCCATATAGAAGAGTAGACAATGAAAATAACAAAGTAACTGAAATCATAGATTATCTTACAGCAGATGAAGAAGATTTATACATCAGAGTTCAGGCGAATGAGCCTCTATCTGAAGATAGCTGGTTTGTAAACTCAAAGGTTGCATCTAGAACTAAGATGGGTACAGTTGAACTAGTGCCTACTGAGTTGGTTGACTACGTTGACGTTTCACCAAAACAGGTAGTTTCAGTTGCAACGGCTATGATTCCTTTCTTGGAAAACGACGACGCAAACCGTGCCCTTATGGGATCGAACATGCAGCGTCAGGCGGTACCGCTAGTTAGAAGAGAAGCACCTATTATAGGAACTGCTATAGAATATAGAGCAGCCAAGGATTCTGGTGCAGTTATCGTAGCAAGGCACGACGGAGTAGTAGAAAAAGTATCGGCAAAAGAAATCATTATAAAAAGAGAAGACGGACAAAAAGATAGATATCGTCTGCTTAAATTCAAACGTTCTAACCAAGGTACTTGTATCAATCAAACACCTCTTGTAAACAAGGGCGATGTTATGAAAAAAGGTGACGTTATAGCAGATGGACCTTCTACTGATTTAGGGGAAATTGCTCTTGGCAGAAACTGCCTAGTTGCATTCATGACGTGGGAAGGTTATAACTATGAGGATGCTATCTTAATTAATGAAAGACTTGTTAAGGAAGATAGATTATCTACTATTCATATAGAAGAATATGAAGCTGAAGCTAGAGATACAAAGCTAGGGCCAGAAGAGATTACTAGAGACATACCTAATGTAGGCGACGATGCAATTAAGAATCTGGATGAAAGAGGAATAATTAGAATCGGTGCTGAGGTTGAATCTGGGGATATCTTAGTAGGTAAAGTAACACCTAAGGGTGAAACTGAAATAACTCCTGAGGAAAGATTGCTTCGCGCGATATTTGGTGAGAAAGCTAGAGAAGTTAGAGATACATCTCTTAGAGTTCCACATGGAGAGTCAGGAATTATAGTTGATGTCCGCATATTTACAAGAGAAAATGGGGATGAACTATCTCCAGGAGTAAATGAACTTGTAAGATGCTACATTGCTAAAAAGAGAAAAATTAATGTTGGAGATAAAATGGCGGGTCGCCATGGTAATAAAGGGGTTATTTCTAGAATTCTTCCAGAAGAGGATATGCCATTTATGCCTGATGGAACACCAGTTGAAATCGTACTTAACCCTCTAGGCGTACCTTCGCGTATGAATATTGGACAGGTACTGGAAATTCATATGGGACTTGCTGCAAAAGCTCTGGGATGGCATGTTGCAACACCTGTATTTGATGGAGCAGTTGAGGAAGACATCTTCCAAGCTCTTGATAAAGCTGGTTATCCAAAGAGTGGAAAGATTCATCTTCAAGATGGAAGAACTGGAGATTATTTTGACAATCCAGTAACTGTTGGATACATGTATATGCTTAAGCTTCACCACCTTGTAGACGACAAAATACATGCAAGATCAACTGGACCTTACTCCTTAGTTACTCAGCAGCCTCTTGGAGGTAAAGCTCAGTTTGGAGGACAGCGTTTTGGAGAGATGGAGGTTTGGGCTCTTGAGGCATATGGAGCAGCTCACACACTTCAGGAAATCCTTACAGTTAAGTCTGACGACGTGGTTGGTAGGGTTAAAACTTACGAAGCTATCGTAAAGGGTGAAAATGTTCCAGAACCAGGCATACCAGAGTCATTTAAGGTTCTTATAAAAGAGCTTCAATCACTTTGCTTAGATGTTAAGGTTCTAACTGAAACTGATGAGGAAATTGAAGTTAGAGAATCTATTGAAGAAGCTGCACTTGTTGATGAATTTGAGTATGTAGCAGAAGATAGAGATGACATGATAGAGGAAGTTTTAACGCCTGAAGAAGATTTTAACCTTGAAGAAGAAGGCGATGATGATATAGATTTTGATTCATTTATTTCTGATACAGATGAGGAAGATGATGAGTTTGATTTTTAG
- the rplL gene encoding 50S ribosomal protein L7/L12, translating to MTIEQILEAIENMKVLELNELVKAAEEKFGVSASAPVMMAGAAAGAAAEEKTEFDVILAEAGSSKVGVIKVVREITGLGLKEAKDLVDGAPKPVKEGATKEEADQIKEKLEAAGAKVEVK from the coding sequence ATGACTATAGAACAAATTTTAGAAGCTATAGAGAATATGAAAGTTCTTGAACTAAACGAACTTGTAAAGGCTGCTGAGGAGAAATTTGGTGTTTCTGCTTCTGCTCCTGTAATGATGGCTGGTGCTGCTGCTGGTGCTGCTGCTGAAGAAAAAACTGAATTTGATGTAATCCTTGCTGAGGCAGGATCTTCAAAAGTAGGAGTTATCAAAGTAGTAAGAGAAATCACTGGACTTGGCTTAAAAGAAGCTAAAGACCTAGTTGATGGAGCTCCAAAGCCAGTTAAAGAAGGCGCAACTAAAGAAGAAGCTGATCAAATTAAAGAAAAGCTAGAAGCTGCAGGCGCTAAAGTAGAAGTTAAATAA
- the rplJ gene encoding 50S ribosomal protein L10: MTKAIEMKKGVVAEIAEKLQKSASCVVVDYKGLKVEEVTELRNKFREAGIDYKVYKNTLVRRAAAEVGNMAQFDNVNLVGTNAIAFGYEDPVAPAKIVNDFAKTHPKLELKMGFVEGEFYDADNIKKLAEIPSREELIAKLLGSLKAPVSNFVYLVDAIAKKQEA, from the coding sequence ATGACAAAAGCGATTGAAATGAAAAAAGGCGTAGTTGCAGAAATAGCTGAGAAACTTCAAAAGTCTGCTTCTTGTGTGGTTGTTGACTACAAAGGACTAAAGGTTGAAGAAGTGACTGAACTTAGAAATAAGTTTAGAGAAGCTGGGATTGACTATAAAGTATACAAAAATACATTAGTTAGAAGAGCTGCAGCTGAAGTAGGTAACATGGCTCAGTTTGACAATGTTAACTTAGTAGGAACTAATGCTATAGCGTTTGGATATGAAGATCCAGTAGCTCCTGCTAAAATAGTTAATGACTTCGCAAAAACTCATCCAAAGCTAGAGCTTAAGATGGGATTTGTAGAAGGCGAATTCTATGATGCTGATAATATCAAAAAACTTGCTGAGATTCCTTCAAGAGAAGAGCTTATCGCAAAACTTCTTGGAAGTCTTAAAGCTCCAGTATCAAACTTTGTTTATCTTGTTGACGCAATTGCAAAGAAGCAAGAAGCTTAA
- the rplA gene encoding 50S ribosomal protein L1 yields MAKKGKKYQEALSKFDKNNYYNATEALGVVVEVASAKFDETVEAHIKLGVDSRHADQQVRGAVVLPNGTGKTNRVLVFAKGEKAKEAEAAGADFVGAEDLVTKIQSENWFDFDVIVATPDMMGLVGRLGRVLGPKGLMPNPKSGTVTFEVEKAINEIKAGKVEYRLDKTNIIHVPVGKVSFGKEKLAENFHALMEAVVKAKPSAAKGQYLRSVVVTSTMGPGVKINPARVND; encoded by the coding sequence ATGGCGAAGAAGGGCAAGAAATATCAAGAAGCGCTTAGTAAATTCGACAAAAATAACTACTACAATGCAACTGAAGCGTTAGGTGTAGTTGTAGAAGTAGCTAGTGCAAAATTTGATGAAACAGTTGAAGCGCATATCAAACTTGGCGTTGACTCTAGACATGCTGATCAGCAGGTTCGTGGAGCAGTTGTACTTCCTAACGGAACAGGTAAAACTAACAGAGTTTTAGTGTTCGCTAAAGGAGAAAAAGCTAAAGAAGCAGAAGCAGCAGGAGCAGATTTTGTTGGAGCTGAAGATTTAGTAACAAAGATTCAAAGTGAAAACTGGTTTGATTTCGATGTTATCGTAGCTACACCAGATATGATGGGATTAGTAGGAAGATTAGGTAGAGTTCTTGGACCTAAAGGACTTATGCCAAACCCTAAATCTGGAACTGTAACATTTGAAGTAGAAAAAGCAATCAATGAAATCAAAGCTGGTAAAGTTGAGTACAGACTTGACAAAACTAACATAATTCACGTTCCAGTAGGAAAAGTTTCTTTTGGAAAAGAAAAATTAGCTGAGAACTTCCATGCTTTAATGGAAGCGGTTGTAAAAGCTAAGCCATCTGCAGCAAAAGGACAATATTTAAGATCAGTAGTAGTAACTAGCACTATGGGACCTGGAGTTAAAATCAACCCAGCAAGAGTAAACGACTAA
- the rplK gene encoding 50S ribosomal protein L11, whose amino-acid sequence MAKKVIGQIKLQIPAGKATPAPPVGPALGQHGVNIMGFCKEFNAKTAEQGGLIIPVVITVYQDRSFSFITKTPPAAVLIKKACKIESGSGEPNKKKVAKITKTQVKEIAELKLPDLNAASVESAMSMIEGTARSMGVTVEE is encoded by the coding sequence ATGGCTAAAAAGGTAATTGGACAGATTAAACTTCAAATACCAGCAGGAAAAGCTACTCCAGCTCCACCGGTAGGACCGGCTCTTGGACAGCATGGAGTTAACATAATGGGTTTTTGTAAAGAATTTAACGCTAAGACAGCAGAACAAGGTGGATTAATAATACCGGTTGTTATAACTGTATATCAAGATAGATCATTCAGTTTTATAACTAAGACTCCACCAGCTGCAGTTCTTATCAAAAAAGCATGTAAAATCGAGTCTGGTTCAGGAGAACCAAACAAGAAAAAAGTTGCTAAAATTACAAAAACACAAGTTAAAGAAATTGCGGAGTTGAAGTTACCAGACTTAAATGCTGCTTCAGTTGAGTCAGCGATGAGCATGATTGAAGGAACAGCAAGAAGTATGGGCGTAACAGTAGAAGAGTAG
- the nusG gene encoding transcription termination/antitermination protein NusG, with amino-acid sequence MSEQEQAKWYVIHTYSGHENKVKATIEKAVANRGMEDLIQDVAVPVEDVVENKNGKEKIRQRKVFPGYVLIKMIVTDESWYVVRNTKGVTGFVGPNSKPVALTAEEVENMGVEKQKSFDLVVDFSIGDKIQVSGGPFDGFAGTIEEINHDKKHAKVNISMFGRETPVELEFYQVKKVK; translated from the coding sequence ATGTCAGAACAAGAACAAGCCAAATGGTATGTAATACATACTTATTCCGGACACGAAAACAAGGTGAAAGCTACAATTGAAAAAGCCGTTGCCAATAGAGGCATGGAAGACTTGATTCAGGACGTTGCTGTTCCTGTTGAAGACGTTGTCGAAAACAAAAATGGTAAAGAAAAAATCAGGCAAAGGAAAGTGTTTCCGGGTTATGTGCTGATTAAGATGATTGTTACAGACGAATCCTGGTACGTTGTAAGGAATACAAAAGGAGTTACTGGATTTGTAGGACCAAACTCAAAACCAGTAGCGCTAACAGCAGAAGAAGTTGAGAACATGGGAGTTGAAAAGCAAAAGAGCTTTGACCTTGTTGTAGATTTCTCTATAGGAGATAAAATCCAAGTTTCAGGAGGACCTTTTGATGGTTTTGCAGGTACGATTGAAGAAATCAACCATGACAAAAAACATGCAAAGGTCAACATTTCCATGTTTGGAAGAGAAACTCCAGTAGAACTTGAATTTTATCAGGTTAAAAAGGTAAAGTAA
- the secE gene encoding preprotein translocase subunit SecE has protein sequence MSAEANVKKGIGTSLRETRTELKKVHWPSRKELTNYTWIVIFSVFIVSLIIYLIDSGLGFIIEKVISL, from the coding sequence TTGTCAGCAGAAGCAAATGTAAAAAAAGGTATAGGAACTTCTCTAAGAGAAACCAGAACAGAACTTAAAAAGGTTCATTGGCCAAGCCGCAAAGAATTAACAAACTATACTTGGATTGTTATATTCTCAGTATTTATTGTGAGCTTAATAATTTATCTTATAGATTCTGGACTCGGGTTTATCATTGAGAAAGTAATTTCTTTATAA
- the rpmG gene encoding 50S ribosomal protein L33, whose amino-acid sequence MRVKITLACQECKQRNYNTTKNKKNDPDRIELSKYCRFCKKHTAHKETK is encoded by the coding sequence ATGAGAGTAAAAATAACACTTGCTTGCCAAGAGTGTAAGCAAAGAAACTACAACACTACAAAAAACAAGAAGAATGACCCAGACAGAATAGAGCTTAGCAAATACTGCAGATTCTGCAAAAAGCACACTGCGCATAAAGAAACTAAATAG